One Bythopirellula goksoeyrii genomic window, TGATTCATACTCAGAAGCATCAGGTGTCTGACCACTCTTGCGACGATAGGAGACCTCCAGTGCGACGAGCTCTTGGAGTAGGCGTGTTCTAAGTGGATCCTGCAGACCCTCGATATAGTCCTCGATGAGGGGGTGCTGCCCATCACACCATGCCTCCTCGAAACGATCACAAATCTGGTCAAGAGTGTGGAGCAGATGGGTCTGAGTGATTTCGTTAGAGTCCGCAGTCCGCTTTGGAATCATTGTAATGCGACTCCTTTCGACCAGATCTGTCGGATGCAGTCGAGCTTGCGCTCGACCGTGCGTTCGACTCTTCCAATCGATGTTGCGATTTCGCGATTGGTGTAGCCCTCCAGTTTCATCCGAGCCACTGTTTGCAGTGATGGATCCAATGTGGCCATCAAGCGGCGACATTCTTCGTTGATAGCGGCCACCATGTCCGGCGTGGGTTCATTCCCTGCTAGATTCTTGAAATACTCATCGTTCAGAGAATCGTCCAGCAATTGACCGAATCCTCGCTTTTGTGCGCGCGTATTGCGACGCAGATCAGCGGTTTTTCTGACGGTAATTTTGGTGAGAAGCTGCCAGAGGTCTCTGCGATCGTGCAGTTGGGGGAAGTTGTCGTCCTTGGCACGTGTAAAGAAAGTGTTCAGCGCGCTAAGCGCCACGTCCTCGTCGTCGCGAACTTGCGGCGGCAAGTCGTCAAGTTTCCGGCGTGCCAAGGCGGCCAAGCGTAAAAAGTATCGGTCCCACAACTCCTTCTCAGCGACACTTTCGCTCCCCGTTTTGACCCGCTCGATCCAGTGCGTGATGGACCCGCTGTTCATTGTTCAGCAGGCACTCTTGGCCTGCACCTTGGTCGATAGGGTCACAACCAAGCTATCCACTTATTCATCTTTCGCAACTCTTGTACCGCTCGAATCCTGCGACCCCGTTCAGGAGTGTTAGAGACCTTGAAGGGAGAAGTGAGCGATTCCGCCCACCCGGAATCCAAGTTG contains:
- a CDS encoding ECF-type sigma factor — encoded protein: MNSGSITHWIERVKTGSESVAEKELWDRYFLRLAALARRKLDDLPPQVRDDEDVALSALNTFFTRAKDDNFPQLHDRRDLWQLLTKITVRKTADLRRNTRAQKRGFGQLLDDSLNDEYFKNLAGNEPTPDMVAAINEECRRLMATLDPSLQTVARMKLEGYTNREIATSIGRVERTVERKLDCIRQIWSKGVALQ